A single Cannabis sativa cultivar Pink pepper isolate KNU-18-1 chromosome 7, ASM2916894v1, whole genome shotgun sequence DNA region contains:
- the LOC115697207 gene encoding cationic amino acid transporter 1, which translates to MGVEEGSVILDEEGSSSSGVRRRGSCSCSKDDFLPEESFKSWGNYVKAIKETPYRLTDRIMTRSVDSTEIVDMKARSQHEMKKTLNWWDLMWFGMGAVIGAGIFVLTGLEANEVAGPAVLLSYVVSGVSALLSVFCYTEFAVEIPVAGGSFAYLRVELGDFVAFIAAGNILLEYIIGNAAVARSWTSYFATLCNYQANDFRIKAHGLTEEYSHLDPIAVGVLAIICVIAVLSTKASSRLNYVASIVHIIVIIFIIIAGLANANTSNYTPFAPHGPRGIFQASAVLFFAYVGFDAVSTMAEETKNPGRDIPIGLVGSMVVTTILYCLLALTLCLMQPYYQIDKEAPFSVAFEAVGMGWAKYVVAAGALKGMTSVLLVGAVGQARYLTHIARTHMMPPWLAQVNEKTGTPVNATIVMLVATAVFALFSDLDILSKLLSISTLFIFSLVALALIIRRYYVSGVTSNVNRSKLMFCLVIILGSSIATSVYWANSDSKIGYMITLPIWFLGTFGLWASLPQARRPKIWGVPLVPWLPSASIGINMFLLGSIDRASFKRFGLWTGAILVYYFLFGLHASYDTAKEFEKKQSEDGTKLRKVEEGDVSSAVKDESSGAIGSTVPKS; encoded by the exons ATGGGAGTTGAAGAAGGCTCAGTAATACTAGATGAGGAgggatcatcatcatcagggGTAAGGAGAAGAGGCTCATGTTCGTGTTCAAAAGACGATTTTCTCCCTGAGGAATCGTTTAAGAGCTGGGGTAATTATGTAAAAGCAATAAAAGAGACTCCGTACAGGTTAACGGATCGGATCATGACCCGATCCGTTGATAGTACGGAGATTGTGGATATGAAGGCTCGTAGCCAACATGAGATGAAGAAGACACTGAATTGGTGGGACCTTATGTGGTTTGGAATGGGTGCGGTGATTGGTGCCGGAATATTCGTTCTGACTGGGCTTGAGGCCAACGAGGTTGCCGGTCCCGCCGTGCTATTATCCTACGTTGTTTCGGGTGTCTCCGCCTTACTTTCTGTGTTTTGTTACACAGAGTTTGCTGTTGAGATACCCGTTGCAG GTGGATCATTTGCCTATCTAAGAGTAGAGTTAGGAGACTTCGTTGCCTTCATAGCTGCAGGCAACATCCTCCTCGAGTACATAATAGGCAATGCAGCTGTGGCCCGATCATGGACATCCTACTTTGCCACTCTATGCAATTACCAAGCTAATGACTTTCGTATCAAAGCTCATGGTCTAACCGAAGAGTACAGCCACCTCGACCCCATCGCAGTAGGAGTACTCGCCATTATTTGTGTCATTGCAGTACTCAGTACCAAGGCCTCTTCTCGCCTAAACTATGTCGCTTCAATAGTTCACATTATagtcatcattttcatcatcattgCCGGCCTTGCCAATGCTAACACCTCTAATTACACCCCATTCGCGCCTCATGGGCCGAGAGGTATTTTTCAAGCCTCGGCTGTACTCTTCTTCGCTTACGTTGGATTCGACGCTGTTTCAACCATGGCTGAGGAGACCAAAAACCCTGGTCGTGACATCCCCATCGGGCTAGTTGGCTCAATGGTTGTTACAACTATTTTGTACTGTTTGTTAGCCTTGACTTTGTGCCTTATGCAACCGTACTATCAAATTGATAAGGAAGCACCCTTTTCGGTTGCGTTTGAGGCTGTAGGAATGGGTTGGGCCAAGTATGTGGTTGCTGCTGGAGCCTTAAAGGGAATGACTAGTGTGTTGTTAGTTGGGGCAGTTGGTCAAGCTCGTTACTTAACACACATTGCTAGGACCCATATGATGCCACCATGGTTGGCTCAAGTCAACGAAAAGACTGGGACACCTGTTAATGCAACTATTGTCATGTTGGTAGCTACAGCTGTCTTTGCACTTTTTTCTGACCTTGATATCCTTTCTAAGCTTCTCTCAATCTCCACTCTTTTCATTTTTAGTCTTGTGGCTTTGGCTCTtatcataagacggtactatgtgAGTGGTGTCACTAGTAATGTTAATAGAAGTAAGCTTATGTTTTGTTTGGTCATAATTTTGGGCTCTTCAATAGCTACATCTGTATATTGGGCCAATAGTGATAGTAAGATTGGGTATATGATTACATTACCCATTTGGTTTTTAGGTACTTTTGGCCTTTGGGCTTCACTCCCTCAAGCCCGAAGACCCAAAATATGGGGTGTCCCATTGGTGCCTTGGTTGCCCTCAGCTTCTATTGGCATAAATATGTTCCTTCTTGGGTCTATTGATAGAGCTTCCTTTAAAAGGTTTGGATTGTGGACTGGGGCTATTTTGGTCTACTACTTCTTGTTTGGATTGCATGCTTCTTATGACACTGCTAAAGAATTTGAGAAGAAACAGTCAGAAGATGGGACTAAGTTGAGAAAAGTTGAAGAAGGGGATGTGTCTTCAGCAGTTAAAGATGAGTCTAGTGGTGCCATTGGTTCTACTGTTCCTAAAAGTTAA